Proteins encoded by one window of Deinococcus radiodurans R1 = ATCC 13939 = DSM 20539:
- a CDS encoding alpha/beta hydrolase, with amino-acid sequence MPVDPNLYQLLLQLSQAPEPAGLEELRAGVIANAARSPKRPVTIGEVRDLSVAGAEGSLPARLYHPAGQAPASGWPLTVFFHGGGFVVYDLDTHDALCRELCATSGAAVLSVAYRLAPEARFPAPVDDALASVVWAAAHAAELGADAGRLAVAGDSAGANLATVTALRSRDEGGPALRAQLLIYPAADFEHPERYPSRQENGRGYFLTDERMRFFGQMYLARPEDAAHPHASPLNAESLAGLPPALVLTAEFDPLRDEGALRRSSQGRWRNAEYRPGPGMIHGYANMTAFSPVAAQLIDEAGVWLGEQLRG; translated from the coding sequence ATGCCCGTAGACCCCAACCTGTACCAACTTCTGCTGCAACTCTCGCAGGCGCCTGAACCCGCCGGACTGGAAGAACTGCGGGCGGGCGTGATCGCCAACGCGGCGCGCAGCCCCAAACGTCCGGTGACTATTGGCGAAGTCCGTGACCTGAGCGTGGCGGGCGCGGAGGGCTCCCTGCCCGCCCGCCTGTACCACCCCGCCGGGCAGGCCCCCGCGTCCGGCTGGCCGCTGACGGTGTTCTTCCACGGTGGCGGCTTCGTGGTCTACGACCTCGACACCCACGACGCGCTGTGCCGCGAGCTGTGCGCGACGTCGGGCGCGGCGGTGCTGAGCGTGGCCTACCGCCTCGCGCCCGAAGCCCGCTTTCCCGCGCCGGTAGACGACGCCCTGGCGAGTGTGGTCTGGGCCGCCGCGCACGCCGCCGAACTCGGCGCAGACGCGGGGCGACTCGCGGTGGCGGGCGACAGCGCGGGGGCCAACCTCGCCACCGTCACGGCGCTGCGGTCGCGTGACGAGGGCGGCCCGGCTTTGCGGGCGCAGCTTCTCATTTACCCCGCCGCCGATTTCGAGCACCCCGAACGCTACCCCAGCCGCCAGGAAAACGGACGCGGCTATTTCCTCACTGACGAGCGGATGCGCTTTTTCGGACAGATGTACCTTGCTCGCCCGGAAGACGCCGCGCATCCCCACGCCTCGCCGCTCAACGCTGAGAGTCTCGCGGGGTTGCCGCCGGCCCTGGTCCTGACCGCCGAATTCGACCCCYTGCGCGATGAAGGCGCCTTACGCCGAAGCTCTCAAGGCCGCTGGCGTAACGCCGAGTACCGCCCCGGCCCCGGCATGATTCACGGTTACGCCAACATGACCGCGTTTTCGCCCGTCGCCGCACAACTGATTGACGAGGCGGGCGTATGGCTCGGCGAGCAACTGCGCGGCTGA
- a CDS encoding 3-hydroxyacyl-CoA dehydrogenase NAD-binding domain-containing protein: protein MTQDTPNRVDQSRDGDVFILTINNPPVNAFGPGVPEGLKAGLDAAAADDSVKAVVIIGGGRTFVAGADIKGFGLPREQAPDLRGTVAKLDAFEKPTVAAIHGTALGGGLELALGCTYRVAVKDAQLGLPEVKLGVLPGAGGTQRLPRVVGAQKALEMMLSGNPIKAPAAKELGLVDEIVDGDLLAGAVAFARAHADARPLPRVSERSVEGGSPEVFAAAREGLKKTHRGQHSPSHIVDLAEMAATKPFQEGWDAEADRFVDSLNSPQSRGLRHIFFAEREAGKIRGLSKDTPTTDIKSAGIIGAGTMGGGIAMNFLNVGIPVTIVETSQEALDRGLGVIRKNYENTAKKGRMTQDDVEKRMGLLTPTLKMEDLAGADIIIEAVFENMDVKKDIFTRLDKIAKPGAILASNTSTLDVNEIASVTGRPEQVIGLHFFSPANVMKLLEIVRADKTSDSVLATSLALAKRIKKVGVVVGVCDGFVGNRMVHRYGDEARKIVEEGARPEDVDAAMNALGLPMGPFQMSDMAGLDIGYSIRQHQAKVRGEPEPDGWLDRIVKTGRKGQKTQGGIYDYGEDRKPKPNADVQKLIEDYRAEQGTQSREISQEEITKRLAYSLVNEGAKILEEGIAQRASDIDVIYIYGYGFPAYRGGPMQYASEQGLKNVAADLEKYGQTPAPVLKQLADEGKTFSDYDREHAGA from the coding sequence ATGACCCAAGACACCCCGAACCGTGTGGACCAGTCGCGTGACGGCGACGTTTTCATTCTCACCATCAACAACCCCCCCGTGAACGCCTTCGGCCCCGGCGTGCCCGAGGGCCTCAAGGCCGGGCTCGACGCCGCCGCTGCCGACGACAGTGTCAAGGCCGTGGTCATCATCGGCGGCGGGCGCACCTTCGTGGCGGGCGCCGACATCAAGGGCTTCGGCCTTCCGCGCGAGCAGGCCCCTGATCTGCGCGGCACCGTCGCCAAGCTCGACGCCTTCGAGAAGCCCACCGTCGCGGCTATTCACGGCACCGCGCTCGGCGGCGGCCTCGAACTCGCGCTCGGCTGCACCTACCGTGTGGCGGTAAAAGACGCGCAGCTCGGCCTCCCCGAAGTCAAGCTCGGCGTGCTTCCCGGTGCGGGCGGCACCCAGCGCTTGCCGCGTGTGGTCGGCGCCCAGAAAGCGCTGGAAATGATGCTCTCGGGCAACCCCATCAAGGCGCCCGCCGCCAAGGAGCTCGGGCTGGTGGACGAAATCGTGGACGGTGACCTGCTCGCCGGAGCGGTGGCCTTTGCCCGCGCCCACGCCGACGCCCGCCCACTGCCCCGCGTCAGCGAGCGCTCGGTGGAAGGCGGCAGCCCCGAAGTCTTTGCCGCTGCCCGCGAAGGCCTGAAAAAGACCCACCGCGGCCAGCATTCGCCCTCGCACATCGTGGACCTCGCGGAAATGGCCGCGACCAAGCCCTTTCAGGAAGGCTGGGACGCCGAGGCCGACCGCTTCGTGGATTCGCTCAACAGCCCGCAGTCGCGTGGCCTGCGCCACATCTTCTTCGCCGAGCGTGAAGCAGGCAAGATTCGCGGCCTGAGCAAGGACACGCCCACCACCGACATCAAGTCGGCGGGCATCATCGGCGCCGGCACCATGGGCGGCGGCATCGCCATGAACTTCCTCAACGTCGGTATTCCCGTCACCATCGTGGAAACCAGCCAGGAAGCGCTCGACCGCGGCCTCGGCGTCATCCGCAAGAACTACGAGAACACGGCGAAAAAGGGCCGCATGACCCAGGACGACGTGGAAAAGCGCATGGGCCTGCTGACCCCCACGCTCAAGATGGAAGACCTCGCGGGCGCCGACATCATCATCGAGGCTGTCTTCGAGAACATGGACGTGAAGAAGGACATCTTCACCCGGCTCGACAAGATCGCCAAGCCCGGCGCGATTCTGGCGAGCAACACCAGCACGCTCGACGTCAACGAGATCGCCAGCGTGACGGGCCGCCCCGAACAGGTCATCGGCCTGCACTTTTTCAGCCCCGCCAACGTGATGAAACTGCTCGAAATCGTCCGCGCGGACAAGACCAGCGACAGCGTGCTGGCGACCAGCCTCGCGCTCGCCAAGCGCATCAAGAAAGTCGGTGTGGTCGTCGGCGTCTGTGACGGTTTCGTCGGTAACCGCATGGTGCACCGCTACGGTGACGAAGCCCGCAAGATCGTGGAAGAAGGCGCGCGCCCCGAGGACGTGGACGCCGCCATGAACGCCCTCGGCCTGCCGATGGGCCCCTTCCAGATGAGCGACATGGCCGGACTCGACATCGGCTACTCCATCCGCCAGCACCAGGCCAAGGTGCGCGGCGAGCCCGAGCCCGACGGCTGGCTCGACCGCATCGTCAAGACCGGGCGCAAGGGCCAGAAGACGCAGGGCGGCATCTACGACTACGGCGAGGACCGCAAGCCCAAGCCCAACGCCGACGTGCAAAAGCTCATCGAGGACTACCGCGCCGAGCAGGGCACGCAGTCGCGCGAAATCAGCCAGGAAGAAATCACCAAGCGTCTCGCCTACTCGCTCGTCAACGAGGGCGCCAAGATTCTGGAAGAGGGCATCGCTCAGCGGGCGAGCGACATTGACGTCATCTACATCTACGGCTACGGCTTCCCCGCCTACCGTGGCGGCCCGATGCAGTACGCCAGCGAGCAGGGCCTGAAGAACGTCGCCGCCGACCTCGAAAAATACGGCCAGACGCCCGCGCCGGTGCTGAAGCAGCTCGCCGACGAAGGCAAGACCTTCAGCGACTACGACCGCGAGCACGCTGGGGCGTAA
- a CDS encoding LCP family protein, which yields MRRVLALILIVLAGLVALLSPAFPALSHYGTLPRHGDKPLNVLLAGVDVNYDEQAPVWPYPAQPEDYSGRTDTIVLTQVRPDGTVKLLSIPRDSWVPIAGWSGGWGKINSANVHGGPDMLLNTVQALTGVHPDGYALLSLNALRAVTEAVGGVTIDVPQRMKYDDNAGHLHIDLQPGRQRLSGEQAEGFLRFRKDNMGDIGRVGRQQQFLTALIAEIRRPANVWKLPKVIAALDANAKTNLTRAQIAELLGAAQRGPQVSTFTVPGNFGMVGAASVWNVDTPRLDALLAEQFRDPGDPHGLRVLVLNADAPDGSARRLKAKLEALGYHNVSTANEQKPWPVTTVSGPATPAAALLRDLGYGQLDNAPSLPGSELTIRLGRDTPAQ from the coding sequence GTGCGCCGCGTTCTCGCCCTGATTCTGATTGTGCTCGCCGGTCTGGTGGCCCTGCTCTCGCCCGCGTTCCCGGCCCTCTCGCACTACGGCACCCTGCCCCGGCACGGCGACAAGCCGCTGAACGTGCTGCTGGCGGGCGTGGACGTGAACTACGACGAGCAGGCCCCCGTCTGGCCTTATCCCGCCCAGCCCGAGGACTACAGCGGGCGCACCGACACCATCGTGCTCACGCAGGTGCGGCCCGACGGCACGGTGAAGCTGCTGAGTATTCCCCGCGACAGCTGGGTGCCGATTGCCGGCTGGTCGGGCGGCTGGGGCAAAATCAACAGCGCCAACGTGCACGGCGGCCCCGACATGCTGCTGAACACCGTGCAGGCGCTGACCGGCGTGCATCCCGACGGCTACGCGCTGCTGAGCCTCAATGCCCTGCGCGCCGTGACCGAGGCGGTGGGCGGCGTAACGATTGACGTGCCGCAGCGCATGAAATACGACGACAACGCCGGGCACCTGCACATCGACCTGCAACCGGGCCGCCAGCGGCTCAGCGGCGAGCAGGCCGAGGGCTTCCTGCGCTTTCGCAAGGACAACATGGGCGATATCGGGCGGGTGGGGCGGCAGCAGCAGTTCCTGACCGCGCTGATTGCCGAGATTCGTCGCCCCGCCAACGTCTGGAAACTGCCGAAGGTCATCGCCGCTCTGGACGCCAACGCCAAGACCAACCTGACCCGCGCCCAGATTGCCGAACTGCTCGGCGCGGCGCAGCGCGGGCCGCAGGTGAGCACCTTCACCGTGCCCGGCAACTTCGGCATGGTGGGCGCGGCTTCGGTGTGGAATGTGGACACGCCCCGGCTCGACGCGCTGCTCGCCGAGCAGTTCCGCGACCCGGGCGACCCCCACGGCTTGCGCGTGCTGGTGCTCAACGCCGACGCCCCCGACGGCAGCGCCCGGCGCCTGAAGGCCAAACTCGAAGCGCTCGGTTACCACAACGTCAGCACCGCCAACGAGCAAAAGCCCTGGCCGGTAACCACCGTGTCCGGCCCGGCGACGCCCGCCGCCGCGTTGCTGCGCGACCTCGGCTACGGGCAGCTCGACAACGCGCCGAGCCTGCCCGGCAGCGAACTCACCATTCGTCTGGGCCGCGACACGCCCGCGCAGTGA
- a CDS encoding alcohol dehydrogenase catalytic domain-containing protein: protein MSTPTVPATFRALRMVKDDAGIRPEFQQLTLDDLGAGDTLVRVQCSSLNYKDGLAVMGRPGVLRRYPIIPGIDLAGEVISSESGEYQPGDGVILTGWGIGEKVDGGYSEFARVPAASLVPLPAGTDAVWAMSVGTAGFTAMLAVMALEDGGVSPTDGEVLVTGAAGGVGSTAVRLLAEAGFSVTASTGRPQKATTCAV from the coding sequence ATGTCCACCCCCACCGTCCCCGCCACCTTCCGCGCCCTGCGGATGGTCAAAGACGACGCCGGCATCCGCCCCGAGTTTCAGCAGCTCACCTTAGATGACCTCGGCGCGGGCGACACGCTGGTGCGCGTGCAGTGCAGTTCGCTCAACTACAAAGACGGCCTCGCGGTGATGGGCCGCCCCGGTGTGCTGCGGCGTTACCCGATTATTCCCGGCATTGACCTGGCGGGCGAGGTGATTTCGTCGGAGAGCGGCGAGTACCAGCCCGGCGACGGTGTGATTCTGACCGGCTGGGGCATCGGGGAAAAGGTGGACGGCGGCTACAGCGAGTTCGCCCGCGTGCCCGCCGCCTCGCTGGTGCCGCTGCCTGCCGGGACCGACGCGGTGTGGGCGATGAGTGTGGGCACCGCCGGGTTCACGGCCATGCTCGCGGTGATGGCGCTGGAAGACGGCGGCGTCTCCCCCACTGACGGCGAAGTGCTGGTGACCGGCGCGGCGGGCGGCGTGGGCAGCACGGCGGTGCGGCTGCTCGCCGAAGCGGGCTTCAGCGTGACCGCCAGCACGGGCCGCCCGCAGAAAGCGACTACCTGCGCGGTCTAG